In Nocardia sp. NBC_00403, the DNA window CTTACCGGTACCCGAGGGACCGAGTAGGGCGCTGACCTCGCCCGAGGGCAGTGTCAGCGAGACATCCTGCCAAATTCGCTGTGAACCAAAAGACTTGGTAACACCCTCGGTCCTGACCTCGACGCCCACGCCAACCTCCACAATTCTCAGCGAGCAGCCCACCGGCGTACCACGCAATTCGGCTGTCGCGGTGTGTCGCATCACAGTGGGTTCGGTCACTGTAGCCCATGGGCGAGACCCGGCACACCCCAACCTGACTGAAGAGTAACCCCGAAACGCTCACGATAATCGCACCACGGTCGCGTGCGTTCGGACAAAGCAAACGGGCGGTCCCCAATGGGGACCGCCCGTTCGGCGAAGTAGTCGCAGGCGACTGCTCGCGGGTTACTCGAAAAGACGAGCGAATTACTTGACGGAGACCTTGGCGCCGGCCTCTTCCAGCTTCGCCTTGGCAGCCTCGGCGGCGTCCTTGGCGACCTTCTCCAGGATCGGCTTCGGGGCGCCCTCGACCAGGTCCTTGGCTTCCTTCAGGCCCAGGCCGGAGACGATCTCACGGACCACCTTGATGACCTGGATCTTCTTGTCGCCCGCACCCTCGAGGATGACGTCGAACTCGTCCTGCTCTTCGGCGGCCTCGACCGGCGCGGCGCCGACAGCGGCGACGGCGACCGGAGCAGCGGCGGTGACCTCGAACTTCTCTTCGAACTTCTTGACGAAGTCCGACAGCTCGAGCAGGGTCATGTTGCCGAAGGTCTCGAGCAGTTCGTCAACGTTGGCCATGATGTTGTTCCTTTCGGTAGTTGATGTCTATGAGGGCGAGCCGCACGCGAATCACCCGCTGTGTTCAATTTGCGGCCTTCGCGGGACCCTGCGTGGTTACGCTGGCGCTTCCGCCTCCGGGCCCGTCGCTCACGCCGCGGGGGTTATTCAGCAGCAGCGGTTTCGCCACCGGATTCGGCCTGCTTCTTCTCCACGAGCGCGGCGGCCAGGCGGGCCACCTGCGATGCGGGAGCGTTGAACAGACCGGCGGCCTTCGCCATGTTGCCCTTCATCGCGCCGGCCAGCTTGGCCAGCAGGACCTCGCGGGACTCGAGGTCGGCGATCTTCTCGACCTCGGCAACGGACAGCGCAGCGCCGTCCATGTACCCGCCCTTGATGATGAGCGCCTTGTTGTCCTTGGCGAAGGTCTTGAGGGCCTTCGCTGCGTCGACCGGCTCGCCCTGAATGAAGGCGATGGCGGTCGGTCCGACGAACAAGTCGTCCAGGCCTTCGACGCCCGCTTCCGCGGCCGCACGCTTGACCAGGGTGTTCTTGGCGACGGAGTACGTGGCGCCCGCGCCGAGCGCGCGACGCAGATCGGTGAGCTTGCCGACCGAAAGACCACGGTATTCCGTGACAACGGTGGCGGTCGAGCTCTTGAACTGCTCCGCAATCTCTTCGACCGCAGTGACCTTCTCGGGTTTTGCCATACTTCGCCTCCTCTCTGGATGTCGGTTCGTATATACGAACTACCAAGCACCAGGGGCCAGCGATAAAGCAAACGCCCCGAACGCAGAGCGTTCCGGGGCGCAATACAGGATCGACCCGAGTAATACTCGGACCAATTCCCAGCCTCAGATCTCCCTGCGTGGGCCGCCGGCTATTGCCGGACCTTCGACCGATCCCAGGCGGGAACGGCGACCAACGGTCTTCGGTAGAACGGATTGGGTAGCGATCGAACTCGTCGATAACTGTCGTTCAGAGTACCTGCCAGGGTCACCATCTGCCAAAACGGGCTCTCCATGGGGCCGAATCGCCCCCCTCCCGACGTCGAATTGTTGTGTGTCATCTCACAATTCACGGCGCTTTGCGGTCGACATCTCCGCCAAAAAGTGTTACCAACGGTGACAGATATTGCTTGACTGCTGAACTATGGCAACCTCCATAGTCGATCCACCGGTGCCGCTGGAACAACGCACGCACCGCTTCGCCGCACTCGCCGTGATCTGCCTGGCAGAGCTGCTGGTCGTCCTCGACAACACCATCGTCAACGTGGCCCTACCCTCCCTCGGCGTCGAGCTGGCGACCGGCGTCAGCGGACTGCAATGGGTCGTCGACGCCTACACACTGACCTTTGCCGGACTACTGCTCGCCTTCGGAAACCTCGGCGACCGCTACGGCCGCCGCCGGGTGATGATGATCGGCCTGGCCGGCGTGGCCGTCATGTCGATCGGCGGCGCGCTATCGGATTCCATGGGCAGCGTCATCACCGCCCGTGCCGCCATGGGCGTGTTCGCCGCCGCCGTCTTCCCCGCGACGCTCGCGCTCATCATCAATATCTTCACCGATCGTCGCGAACGAGCCCTCGCCATCGCCGCGTGGACCGCCATGGCCGGATTCGCCATCGCCATCGGCCCCATCTCGGGAGGCTGGCTGCTGGAACACTTTTCGTGGCATTCGGTGTTCTGGATCAACGTTCCGGTGGCGCTGCTGGCCATGACCGCGACGCTGATCTGG includes these proteins:
- the rplL gene encoding 50S ribosomal protein L7/L12; the protein is MANVDELLETFGNMTLLELSDFVKKFEEKFEVTAAAPVAVAAVGAAPVEAAEEQDEFDVILEGAGDKKIQVIKVVREIVSGLGLKEAKDLVEGAPKPILEKVAKDAAEAAKAKLEEAGAKVSVK
- the rplJ gene encoding 50S ribosomal protein L10; amino-acid sequence: MAKPEKVTAVEEIAEQFKSSTATVVTEYRGLSVGKLTDLRRALGAGATYSVAKNTLVKRAAAEAGVEGLDDLFVGPTAIAFIQGEPVDAAKALKTFAKDNKALIIKGGYMDGAALSVAEVEKIADLESREVLLAKLAGAMKGNMAKAAGLFNAPASQVARLAAALVEKKQAESGGETAAAE